A DNA window from Methylocystis heyeri contains the following coding sequences:
- the accD gene encoding acetyl-CoA carboxylase, carboxyltransferase subunit beta has translation MNWYSDVVPPKIKAILKREAPENLWVKCPESGQLVFHKDIEANLYVVPSSGYHMRFPVEARLASLFDNGAYELMTTPEPPTDPLKFRDIKRYVDKLKEYRVKTGRPDAVTVAIGRLKEIPVTVAVQDFEFMGGSLGMAAGEAIIAGATYALEKRTPFIIFTASGGARMQEGMFSLMQMPRTTIAVQRLRKARLPYIVVLTNPTTGGVTASYAMLGDVHIAEPGAIIGFAGARVIEQTIREKLPEGFQRAEYLEDHGMVDMVTPRAEMRDTLARLCGLLTKRPAPRQPAAA, from the coding sequence ATGAACTGGTATTCCGATGTCGTTCCGCCCAAGATCAAGGCGATCCTGAAGCGCGAGGCGCCCGAAAATCTATGGGTCAAATGTCCCGAAAGCGGCCAGCTCGTCTTCCACAAGGATATCGAGGCCAATCTCTATGTGGTGCCGAGTTCCGGCTATCACATGCGCTTTCCGGTGGAGGCTCGCCTCGCCAGCCTTTTCGACAACGGCGCCTACGAACTGATGACGACGCCCGAGCCGCCGACCGATCCTCTGAAATTCAGGGATATCAAGCGCTATGTCGATAAGCTGAAGGAATACCGGGTCAAGACCGGGCGCCCGGACGCCGTGACCGTCGCGATCGGGCGGCTCAAGGAAATCCCCGTGACCGTCGCGGTGCAGGATTTCGAGTTCATGGGCGGTTCGCTGGGCATGGCGGCCGGCGAAGCCATCATCGCCGGAGCCACCTACGCCCTCGAGAAGCGCACGCCCTTCATCATCTTCACGGCCTCGGGCGGCGCGCGCATGCAGGAGGGCATGTTCTCGCTCATGCAGATGCCGCGCACGACCATCGCCGTGCAAAGGCTGCGCAAGGCGCGGCTGCCCTATATCGTCGTGCTCACCAATCCCACGACGGGCGGCGTCACCGCCTCCTACGCCATGCTCGGAGACGTTCACATCGCCGAGCCCGGAGCCATCATCGGTTTCGCCGGCGCGCGGGTGATCGAGCAGACCATCCGCGAGAAACTGCCGGAGGGCTTCCAGCGCGCGGAATATCTCGAGGATCACGGCATGGTCGACATGGTGACGCCGCGGGCCGAGATGCGCGACACGCTGGCGCGGCTGTGCGGGTTGCTGACGAAGAGGCCCGCGCCTCGTCAGCCGGCCGCGGCCTGA
- a CDS encoding bifunctional folylpolyglutamate synthase/dihydrofolate synthase — protein sequence MDQRDAILSRLLDLHPKKIDLSLGRIERLLEAIGRPDLRLPPTIHVAGTNGKGSTLAFLRAMLEAAGKRVHVYTSPHLLRFNERIRLAAPGGGRLVEDDALTRALAFCERANGAQPVTFFEITTAAAFHLFASAPADWLLLETGLGGRYDATNVIKSPKATVVTSISLDHPEFLGETVEKIAYEKAGIFKPGVPAIIGFQSVGAGRVLEREARRVGAPLIVAGEDFHIFEENGRLVFEDELGLLDLPAPRLPGRHQHQNAAGAIAALRAVAPEIPAEAIEAGLRKAEWPARLQRLSSGHVLDLAPPGAEVWIDGGHNEDGGRVLADAMAEFEEKNPRPLALICGAQTTKDVTALLRHFVGLARMVIAVPVEGEHKSWAPEEVAAAARAQGMEARAASSLEEALALVRATAFQETPRILVAGSLYLAASVLALNGSRIE from the coding sequence ATGGATCAGCGTGACGCGATCCTGTCGCGACTGCTCGATCTTCACCCCAAGAAGATCGATCTTTCGCTGGGACGCATCGAGAGGCTGCTGGAGGCGATCGGGCGTCCCGATCTTCGGCTCCCGCCGACCATTCATGTCGCCGGCACCAACGGAAAGGGCTCGACCCTCGCATTCCTGCGGGCCATGCTGGAGGCCGCGGGCAAGCGCGTCCACGTCTATACCTCGCCGCATCTCTTGCGGTTCAACGAGCGCATCCGGCTCGCCGCTCCGGGCGGCGGCAGGCTCGTCGAAGACGACGCCCTCACTCGGGCGCTCGCATTTTGCGAACGCGCCAATGGCGCGCAGCCCGTGACTTTCTTCGAGATCACGACCGCTGCGGCGTTCCATTTGTTCGCGAGCGCGCCCGCAGACTGGCTGCTGCTGGAGACCGGCCTCGGGGGCCGCTACGACGCGACCAATGTGATCAAATCGCCCAAGGCGACGGTGGTCACCTCCATATCGCTCGACCATCCCGAGTTTCTCGGCGAAACCGTGGAAAAGATCGCCTATGAGAAAGCGGGCATATTCAAGCCCGGCGTTCCGGCGATCATCGGATTCCAGTCCGTAGGCGCAGGGAGGGTCCTGGAGCGTGAAGCGCGGCGCGTCGGGGCTCCGCTGATCGTCGCCGGCGAGGATTTCCACATATTCGAGGAGAACGGCAGGCTCGTGTTCGAGGATGAGCTCGGCTTGCTCGATCTGCCGGCCCCGCGCCTGCCCGGCCGCCACCAGCACCAGAACGCGGCCGGCGCCATCGCCGCGCTGAGGGCGGTGGCCCCGGAAATCCCCGCCGAGGCTATCGAAGCGGGGCTGCGCAAGGCGGAATGGCCGGCGCGGCTTCAGCGCCTGTCCAGCGGCCATGTGCTGGATCTCGCCCCCCCGGGGGCCGAGGTCTGGATCGACGGCGGCCATAATGAAGACGGCGGCCGCGTCCTCGCCGACGCGATGGCCGAATTCGAAGAGAAAAACCCCCGGCCGCTCGCGCTGATCTGCGGCGCCCAGACCACCAAGGACGTCACCGCGCTGCTGCGGCATTTCGTCGGTCTGGCGCGCATGGTGATCGCCGTGCCGGTGGAAGGCGAGCACAAGAGCTGGGCGCCGGAAGAGGTTGCGGCCGCAGCCCGGGCCCAGGGCATGGAAGCGCGGGCGGCTTCGAGCCTCGAGGAGGCTCTGGCGCTGGTGCGGGCGACCGCATTCCAGGAGACGCCGCGCATTCTCGTCGCCGGCTCGCTATATCTCGCTGCGAGCGTTCTGGCGCTGAACGGGTCTCGGATCGAGTAA